One segment of Clostridium ljungdahlii DSM 13528 DNA contains the following:
- the cooS gene encoding anaerobic carbon-monoxide dehydrogenase catalytic subunit — protein sequence MSNNKICKSADKVLEKFIGSLDGVETSHHRVESQSVKCGFGQLGVCCRLCANGPCRITPKAPRGVCGASADTMVARNFLRAVAAGSGCYIHIVENTARNVKSVGETGGEIKGMNALNTLAEKLGITESDPHKKAVLVADAVLKDLYKPKFEKMEVINKLAYAPRLENWNKLNIMPGGAKSEVFDGVVKTSTNLNSDPVDMLLNCLKLGISTGIYGLTLTNLLNDIVLGEPAIRPAKVGFKVVDTDYINLMITGHQHSMIAHLQEELVKPEAVKKAQAVGAKGFKLVGCTCVGQDLQLRGKYYTDVFSGHAGNNFTSEALIATGGIDAIVSEFNCTLPGIEPIADKFMVKMICLDDVSKKSNAEYVEYSFKDREKISNHVIDTAIESYKERRSKVTMNIPKNHGFDDVITGVSEGSLKSFLGGSWKPLVDLIAAGKIKGVAGIVGCSNLTAKGHDVFTVELTKELIKRNIIVLSAGCSSGGLENVGLMSPGAAELAGDSLKEVCKSLGIPPVLNFGPCLAIGRLEIVAKELAEYLKIDIPQLPLVLSAPQWLEEQALADGSFGLALGLPLHLAISPFIGGSKVVTKVLCEDMENLTGGKLIIEDDVIKAADKLEETILARRKSLGLN from the coding sequence ATGTCAAATAACAAAATTTGTAAGTCAGCAGATAAGGTACTTGAAAAGTTTATAGGTTCTCTAGATGGTGTAGAAACTTCTCATCATAGGGTAGAAAGCCAAAGTGTTAAATGTGGTTTTGGTCAGCTAGGAGTCTGCTGTAGACTCTGTGCAAACGGTCCCTGTAGGATAACACCTAAAGCTCCAAGAGGAGTATGTGGTGCTAGTGCTGATACCATGGTTGCAAGAAACTTTCTTAGAGCTGTAGCTGCCGGCAGTGGATGTTATATTCATATAGTCGAAAATACAGCTAGAAACGTAAAATCCGTAGGTGAAACCGGCGGCGAGATAAAAGGAATGAATGCTCTCAATACACTGGCAGAAAAATTAGGTATAACAGAATCTGACCCACATAAAAAGGCTGTACTAGTAGCTGATGCCGTATTAAAGGACTTATACAAACCAAAATTCGAAAAAATGGAAGTTATAAACAAATTAGCTTATGCACCTAGACTAGAAAATTGGAACAAATTAAATATAATGCCTGGCGGTGCAAAATCAGAAGTTTTTGATGGCGTAGTAAAAACTTCTACAAATCTAAACAGTGACCCTGTAGATATGCTTTTAAATTGTTTAAAACTTGGAATATCCACTGGAATTTATGGACTTACCCTTACAAATTTATTAAATGACATAGTTTTAGGTGAACCTGCTATAAGACCTGCAAAAGTTGGTTTTAAAGTTGTAGATACGGATTATATAAATTTAATGATAACAGGCCACCAACACTCCATGATTGCCCATCTTCAAGAAGAACTTGTAAAACCTGAAGCTGTAAAAAAAGCTCAAGCAGTTGGTGCTAAAGGATTCAAACTAGTTGGATGTACCTGTGTAGGACAGGATTTACAGTTAAGAGGTAAATACTATACTGATGTTTTCTCCGGTCATGCAGGAAATAACTTTACAAGTGAAGCCTTAATAGCAACTGGAGGTATAGATGCAATAGTATCTGAATTCAACTGTACTCTTCCTGGCATCGAGCCAATAGCTGATAAGTTCATGGTTAAAATGATATGCCTAGATGACGTTTCTAAAAAATCAAATGCAGAATATGTAGAATACTCTTTTAAAGATAGAGAAAAAATAAGCAATCATGTTATAGATACAGCTATTGAAAGTTATAAGGAAAGAAGATCTAAAGTTACAATGAATATTCCTAAAAACCATGGCTTTGATGACGTCATAACAGGTGTAAGTGAAGGTTCCTTAAAATCCTTCTTAGGCGGCAGCTGGAAGCCCCTAGTAGACTTAATTGCTGCTGGAAAAATTAAAGGTGTTGCTGGAATAGTAGGTTGTTCAAACTTAACTGCCAAAGGTCATGATGTATTTACAGTAGAACTTACAAAAGAACTTATAAAGAGAAATATAATTGTGCTTTCTGCAGGTTGTTCAAGTGGTGGACTTGAAAATGTAGGACTTATGTCTCCAGGAGCTGCTGAACTTGCAGGAGATAGCTTAAAAGAAGTATGTAAGAGCCTAGGAATACCACCTGTACTAAATTTTGGTCCATGTCTTGCTATTGGAAGATTGGAAATTGTAGCAAAAGAACTAGCAGAATACCTAAAAATAGATATTCCACAGCTTCCACTTGTACTTTCTGCACCTCAATGGCTTGAAGAACAAGCATTGGCAGATGGAAGTTTTGGTCTTGCCCTTGGATTACCACTTCACCTTGCTATATCTCCTTTCATTGGCGGAAGCAAAGTGGTAACAAAAGTTTTATGTGAAGATATGGAAAATCTAACAGGCGGCAAGCTTATAATAGAAGACGATGTAATAAAAGCTGCAGATAAATTAGAAGAAACCATACTTGCAAGAAGAAAAAGTTTAGGTCTTAATTAA